The stretch of DNA TTTATGTAAACTGcattattatgacgtcattaattgattttaaattgcGTGAAATTTGAACTTTTAGCCCTACAAGCAAAATACGTGTacgtatttttaatttattttaatccaATCGATTAAAAAATAGACgaatatcagttttataaaattctTAACCGCCATCAGACCAATTTTCTTATTCAAATTGTTCTCCGATAACcgtttttaaaaatgttttttcaaactGATCTCtctagagcagcgtttcccaaactgtgttccgcggaacactagcGTTCTGCGAGCgtcttcgaagtgttccgtggaaaaataataaaaactacatCTAAAATGGAACGTGAAGTTGTCGGCCAATTGACCGTTCGATATCATGTCACCATCGGCCTAAAGTGGACTACTTGGGCGGCGTAGTAGCATTTACGTTAACCGTCGGCCAAGCTTgttgactgttaagttcattttcAAGTTTAGAAAAATCCTTTTGATTTGCTATAGGCAAACAATTAGGTCAaattaaagaataaaggcaaaaggtcaattCTTCCTCCATccctgcctggttttacttgaaatgctgaaaaaattactcatttttgCTCTATTTAGTAGATAAAAAAACCGCAGTTCTGCAGCTCACAAAATTGCGgcaagtacttctatctccattagacgtaacagtagaggcaaacactacgtaatgggaagtaaacgacatagcctggtaaaatgaatgaattgatccatatacacagcatttaaattaagaaacaataaaacatttataataaatgcaatatgtaaaatattcaatcatattttaggcatgttcaacacaattctgttagttttggcagcgcatttggcaactcgccacgagaacccattgggaaccgctacattacaccgtttttgtgatcaattttaccctttcattttttggtgttccgcgaggcaagatgaaaagtgtaagtgttccgtggccgaaaaagtttgggaaacgctgctctagaGTCTACTCTAGAGACAATGTTAATCGCTCGGCGATGTGAGGCATCGTGCCATGTGTTAAGGTGCGTACACCTACACTGGATGCCATATGCGCCCGCCACCGCACCTCTTATTACACTGCATGGGTTTGTAGGTTCAAAAGCGAGGCAACGCTCcgacaatggacgccatcttttgcctattgttctcggccATCTAACACGGCGCCTTATGAGAAGTTGGCACACAATCATTGAAACATACCGGTACTTactattttcactaatattttaggtagGAAATTTTGAAGGTCGCGTTTTTAAGTAGAATCTTAGCCTAACACGTTGATATTCTTCCATTAttgccaaattacatttatagcaCATTAAATTGTCcttgaagacaagtataccggttccgagttgcttctGAAGTAAGTTGTTCATTCTGatcgtcataattaaccatttgacaatggcaTTCCTTATCACGTCACAgatgaaaatttgtatttattcgtcgaaatGACCGGCCGACTCAACTTCGCTTCAATGGCCCCttctattttctggttaacaATTTTCGTTCGTCAAGCTCATTAATGCCCTACTCCTCAGTTCCAAGCTGTACTAGAAGAACAAttgacattgtaggattgttaTGGAGACATTTTACAGCGTCAAATTGACGTAACACTAAGAAATCTTCGAAAAGatgaccaaaaatggttctacgttgtgtttgtggtcaaatttacagcattagatatttttttattcttaatatGGTTATATATTTAGGTAGCATATAGATTTAAGTTCAAAACCCATCCTCCTAACCCATTTTCGTTGTTTcgcgtttcccaaatatggcacaagatggcaACCATGAACATGTTTaaacattaggcaagttggttgccggcccTTGGTTCACGTGAACCCTGGTAGGTTACCACTGAATGAACAAGTGATTAAATTAGTTTagtgaaaaaaatttatgaagcttttttgaaatttagatgAAATTTACCGAATTTAGAccatttgttttatttactattaGGAATGAGATTTAAGTTATCTATCTGTTGCTAGGACGTTATGTTGGTCTGATAAtacaattcaattaaaatattcaCTACAAAGATAAAACCAGACTATGTGTTGTAATTCCAGGCACCTGCATTAACAACAAGTATAAATGTAATTGCGACGCAGGCAGTGGAACTCAGGGCACAGATGAAGGCTATCTCACTGATAAGACAAAATTACCTGTGAAAGAGCTCAGATTCGGTGATTTGAATCAGTCTAATGAATTTGTATGGCACACACTTGGCAAGCTTGAATGCTGGGGTGAAGGTAAGTTTCTCCATTTTTACAAGCAGTTAGTACAATCGCAACACTCGGCTTAATCAACTAGTACATACTCGCATCGCACCTCAGATTCCATAACTGTGGAGTCCTAAAATTACTGAATAGGCAATATGCCGATTCTGGCCGCGGTTTAGAATATTGTTACTCAAACTCCAGCTCTCACCTCCAAGATAATGAAAAGTTAATCAACGCATGCTATAATGggttttggaatttttttttggctGACCCAAGCCATCCACACCTTATGTACAAAACCCAGACTGAAAATCAAGTGAGTGGTTTTCATATGCGAGCCATGCTAGAATTGCCGTTCAGGGATAACTAGCTTAAATTTTAGTCGTTTTTTAGTCAATAGCCCAGATTGGTTCTTCCCCATCGAGCGATTAACCGTAATCAGCCATATAGTTAGATTTAGACACACAAAACTCCAGAAACACATCTTTTACAAGAACTGCAGTTACTCATTTATTATGAGGAGTTTTAAATACCCAGCCTATTTAGTAAAGTGGCAGTGGTTTGAAATAGAGATTTCCCGCCTGAAACGCTTAACCCTAACTGGCAACTGGCACATTTCATTTTCGAGTAAGCCTTGCTACAAGCATCCTCAATACAAGTCATTTGAGTTGTGAAAAGGGCAAATAGCATTTGTCTTTCCCGTTACTGCTTTgagaatgattttttttttctgagacAATCAAATTGGAATTTGGCCGTTTATCTTATTGATTTCGTTATTCTATGCTTGCTAACCTGAACAAGCTTAAACTAAGGCTCCTAGGTTAGCATCCCGGAGGATGAGgcgtgcaacctttaatacaggagggccagatacaaataactgggtaaagccgcgggccgcaccttaaTTTAACATATCTTATGACAGGCGTTGTTTGCTTCTCACAAGCTAGCCGTTAGGGCATTGCAATGTCATAggtatagataataaattggatacaGTTATAGACTTTGCAACAAAAGGGATTGGGATTACTCGCCCGTACCAGATTGaactaaattgaaaactaaattgaaaagcaCGCACCCATTCAAAATTCGCACCTCTCCGCGGGTCGcacatttttttattctggGCCCCATTTGGcacgcgggccgcaggttgcacactcctgtgCTAGatgattgctgaactcctcgtaGTCGTAGGGTGTTTAACGTAACCCCGTTCGATTAAAGCTCCTTTAACCAATTAGGTTGATGCCTCTGAAACAAAACTTAGCTAACAAATCTTAAACTCGATTTGGACTGGTAGGTGGCGTAACCCCATATGGCACTAAGTCGTGTTATCGGCTTCCCTTTCCCTTGGGATAAATGTGAAAATCATTTATTCTAACATTATATCATACGAGTGTGTTGCTACATTTGTAATACTTCATTAATTTTTGCAGCCTAAGCTCGTTGAAGAATTGAGGAATTGCTTTCTCTCATATATTCATGCATCAGCAATCAGAAATTTACATCTTCAAAGAAACCACAAGAGACAGCTCTCAGTCATTTAATTCCAATCATGCCAAAAAACAATCGAAAGAGGCACTGAAATacagtaaaatttaataatacagaAACTATTTGATGAAGAACAATAAAATAGACAAtatctttattttataataCCGATGTGCTCGCATATTTTCGCACATAAGATCGAACCTTGGCTCTATTTTTGTGATAGTGACGGGTCTCAGCATTGGTTCCAAATATTTCGAATTTggtcgatattttattttaatataagttaaTGCCAAACAATATTTTACCGCGCCCCCTCTTGAACCCTTTCGCGACCCACCGATTGGTTGGAACCCCCATTGAACTCTTTCGTGACACCGGTTTGTTGGGACCACCGCCATTGAACGCTTTCGTGGCCCACCGCTTGGTTGGTCCCTCCATTTCGAAGCGTCCATAACTAGGGCACTGAAATACAAATCCCCTGCAATTTGTAAATATCATTCTGATACAAGTAAATGACAAACTTAGAATTTGAAGCCCCGGTGCAAACTTTAATTTAGTTGGTTTTCAAGTAAACCATGAGCGTGCCAAATGATACTGCAGcctaaataataaattagttcATATCATAAAATTcgttttacttatttttatattttcgagAAAAGGGATGAACTTTAAGTAACATATTAATTAGAGGGGCCCACGTAGTTCTATAGCATCCTCACCCAGTGAATTCCTAGACCAGACCCATATTGACAAAATAACTCCAAATTTGAGTTATATATTGCAGAATTTGCGCAATCGTTTGTCACATAAAAATTGGGTACTTCCGTagagtgtgtaccaggttagggtcaggccataattttgttccgattttccctattttagttctattacgagttaggggactgtctgtgtgaGTCAAGTGAATATGTCAAGTCAAGCCCATGGGTttcggtccctttacacaacttgatgtaaagtaggaaaacaaaattatttaccccCATATTattacacacacttctggagcgttgAGTCTGGGAAATTTTACATCGGACTCCAGACCTATTACTGAAGTATATTTTGACTCAGAGGAAAGAAGGGGGCCTTCAAGGTTTAATAGTTAGTAAATATCTAAATACTATCTCACACTTTTGGAATATGAAATTCAGACTCTTGAACTTGAAAACACGACTCTAGTTTCAGTACCAATAAAATCATGTTAAGCCGACAGATTCCACAGCCCCGATTAAAACGCGATTTGGTTTTCGAGCGGACCTCATGTCATGAACCTATTTTATATTCCTGACAAGATTTGATCTGTTGGGGGTGGTGATTTGTAATTTATAAGAAAAtttagtactcccgtagtgtgtgtaccctGTTAGGGTTTTTCCgaattttatttatatgtctctattttagttctatttcgagttcggggactgtctgtgttagccaagtgaatatacaccctgCGCATAGACTTCAGtccgtttacacaacttgatgtaaagtagacgaacaaaattagttacctccatattagtacacatacttatgGAGCGCCCTTTAATCGAGTGAACCTGAACGTGTGCCTCCCCAAATAAACTAATagaaatgatatttaattaCCGCCTTTGGCAACTTCTAACGATCGTTACAATCAATAAAGGATTTTCGCGATATGAGATCCCCAACAAATTATGCCCCCAGGGTCAAAGTTTGTACTCAGATCCGCTCAAGTTATCAACTCTGGATTACAGGTAATAGATTACTTCTAGTGCCTATTGGAGTTAGCAGTTCAGTTTTATAGTAAGAACAATATTCTACTTCAGTTGAATTATCGTTTCTAAAAGAAAAGCCTCAGCTGAAAACTAATTACTCGAAGCTCAGTTAGTTTAAGTTGTTTGAGACGCCTGAGCTCAATAATGGGCGAAAAATATACCAGTACTAAAAAGTTCTGCAATCCCAATGACTTTATAGGTAGCTATACTGggaatgaaaaattttgaacgTTTTTCAAAGTTATGTGCTGAGATTTTGAAGGGAAATAAAGAGTACCGAGAGAAGGATTACAAAAACCGGCCAATGTCGCGTTATGTGTTTTACATAGCTCCAATCATCTTGCTGAAAGTAATCGTAGTTGTGGAAAAAGAATAAGAATTCAGAAAAACGATCCATGGGTACGTTTCGAgttaaaattgaatatacaCTATATTTCTGTGGATCGTCACATAATACTTAAATATATAATGTACGGCATTCGAGTTCGAGTActcgagtttttttttcaatctcaATGCTTTCTATATAGGAAGCTAAtggaaaaatcagatttttgaGGTTCAGtcacctttttttttcaaagcaacGTTTCGAAAACGGTACGATGGAAGAAGGGTCGCAAGCACCAGCGCGCTGAATGGTATATGTAGATACTCCTTTTTTTAAGAATAATTGCATCAAAGCAAGGTAACGAGAACTCACTCGAAAATTGAAAAGAATTATCTATGAGTGAAGCTACGGCCGAGCTACTCAAATATCAAGAGCTACACTTCCTATTATGCTTAGATGTGAAGGAATAGCGCGTTTTGTACAATAGCTGGATGTGCGTAAAAAGTAAATTCCGCCAGTAGGAAGGTAGTATAGGCTTCGTCAGTGGTGTGTAACCTCTAATACAGGAGGCAGTTCATTACATTCAAAATCTGAAAAGTAGGATGGATTCCGAACTGAATCTGGTATAAGTCTTGCGAAAAGATGAAACACAGTTTTGAAATTACCTCGAGAGAAAAGATGTCGATATAGAACAATAGTAGGCACTTATAAGAAACAATGAAAGCATGCAAATATTCTCAAATTAGCCAAGctataaagcaggggtgtgcaacctttaatacagaagggccaaatacaaataactggttgaaaccgcgggccgctaCTTTATTTGACATAGGCTctctagtagttgcaagcacaaaaaatttggttatcgattttatgacatgtgttgttcgcttcgcaTAATATAGATGTTAGACCATTGTAACGCCATGGGCATAGATAACAAAAAATTAGACTCTGGTATAGGCTTGGAATTACTcacacgtaccagattaaactacattaaaaacttgtttcacgGGCCACACAATTCTTCCTTGTAGGCCGCCTTTGGCCCACGGACCGCAGGTTGGACACCCCTGGGCTAGATTACAGTTATTTAACAAGGTAGCAAgtctaaatatatgaaaatatataatatgggTATACGTCGGTGCCGGTGCTTAGATGAGCGCCGAGTTTACTAAGAAGATCGAAGAAGCGTGGCTAAGACGTTTAAACgcgataaaatataaatagtttCTTTTACCTAaattaattagaatttttttttgatgaattattGAGTCCCGCATAACTCAGAAAAAGGGCACTACTCTTCTAGagcagggggggggggggaaggTTATCGAACGAGGGGCCAAACATTTTGCCTATTTAGTCTGGCGGGCTATGTAAGTGTCACGTAAAAAGTCACTTCTAGGAACAATATTCACGgtattacaaagcaaaggtggaaaacaatatgcctcgtgcgaaaactaaatttaatcgcaatctcaattccttgagctatttatagctaaaacatcaaaatttcagtttggttgtggcagcatcaggcgggctaGATTGAATTGCCAAACGgacggatttggcccgcgggttgAATTTTTCCCATGTTCCTCTGTTCTGTGGCTCTGTTTGTTTATAAGTTCTCATAGTTTATAATCGATTAATCCATTTGTTATGAAAAGAGTAAGAATTGAGCAGACCGATCCATAGGTACACTTCGTACCGaattattactaaaaaatacACTACATTTTTCTGTCTCGTTACATAGCATTTGAACACATAATGTACGGGATTCGATTTCGAGATCAACACCCGTCTAAGCGACGTAAATCATACATGATATCTTTGGCATCTTTTGCTGCCTTATTTTTTCTGCtacaaacaacaacaaacgtGACTAGACGTTCCCTCGAGGATACAAGTTATTCGCGAAAGACATCTAATGATATAGCAAGCAAGAATTCTCGGTTAGAAAAGAATAAACTTGCTGACGACGGCAATATTACTCCATTCACCGGCTGTCAATTAAAATTGACTTCTAAAAATCTGGATGTCGACTTTTATGAAAGAAGTATGTACACTCCTAGGGAATTACAAGAGAGAATTATAATACCGGATCGAGACTCAATAAAGTCTATAAATCAAAATCCGGTTATCCGGTTGCGTCCGGATAAATTTCTCCTCCCAATTTTGGCGAATGGACCCAACAATCAAATTATTGGACTTCGAGAAGCTGCTCTTGTAGCAATAAAATTGAACCGGACTTTGgttattccaaaatttttcaaGCATATTAGCGACAGGTTGGTGACAAATgcctatttttttgtaaaattaactTTTTCAGTTCAAATCAAGCTTCCGATTTTACTGTTTTCATGTAAGCCCTTTGCCTTTTATTAAGCCCACGTTTCCCGATTGAAGATGAGTTTCTTCACCGGAAATAAATTCTTGTCTTTCTCGGGGCGAATTTAACTTTGTATTTGCTGCTGAGTATTCATTCTTAATATTAACTCACCAAGGGTGCAATAGAatgggcactccagaagtatgtgtaccaatattgaggtaactaattttgtttgccttttttacatcaagttgtgtaaagggactgaaacctatgggttgGGGGTATATTCAAATGGCTAACACATacggtccccgaactcgtaatagaactaaaataaggaaaatcagaagaaaattatggcttaaccccaACCGGGTACACAGACTACGGGAGTATCATAAAATGAGTAGGCAATGCCTAATCGGAAAGAATCCGGTtccattcaaaaaaattagcttCTTACATATGGTTAGATATCGTTGGATGCTTCTACTATTATTCGAATCGAATGCCAAATAAAATACATTGTGTAATTTTTTTgctcttttattttttaaagtcaAATTGGAAGCGGCGTCGGTACCATGACATTCATTTATCCCGGACATCGGTTAGAAGTCAAAGATTTTTGTCGATTTATGAGTTGCATATCAATGGAAGAATTCCAACAAACATGTGAATACCAAATCGATGCTGTAATGCATCTAAGGTACGTGGTAAGAACGTAAATGTACGTAAAATTTTGAGGACAAAATAAAACGATTACAGAAGTTAAGTGTTTAGTGCACCGGGCTCAATAAAGCAGAATATGTTGGGTTATAATGTTTGAATTTAACAATCTACAGCTAGAATTACCGCGGGGCCTATAGAAGTGCGGGTCCATCTGTGGTTACATAGATGGCAGGGGTATAAGGATCGCCCTGCATTTAAACAGTTAGATAGTTCCAGATGCATGCACTTGAATTGTGAATAAAACAGTGGCCGACTGGCGGTCGATTATTCTGCGAAAGCGATGAGTCTTTAAATTATGAGTCTATAAATCTCTatgcgaaagaggtaatccggtttgagaaaaatatattattttttaaattgagacttagaaaaaaaatgaaaaaaaaaaaaaaataccgtgTACCTAAGCAAAAATATACGATAAAGGTAACATCACTTTACAAGTTTTTTGTATACAGAATAAGACGCTGACttatacataaatataatttcattattACTATTTTTACCAATCCATAGTTTGGCTGTTTTAAATAAtgtgaatcaaaattttgtatgaCGTTGTAAGGAAATTTCACAACTTTCACCAAGAGCAAAAGATAAGCACAATATGCCACAAAGACTGCCTCATGCGAAATACCGTCCGCGTATACCTGCTTTGCATTAATCATCAAACTGTCTTGTTATATTGCAGTCGCTACAGTGAAGCCGATTTGAAGAAATTTGAGTCAATCATTGGTATGAGAATTTTAAATCAGGATATTTCGGGTGCACAAAAATCAAACGGAGTTAAGCTCGTCCCACGGAAACCAATTGATCCTGGATTTAAATTTCGGAAATTTCGACCCGATGAGATTCCAGAGTTATTTAGTACCAATGTAAGTAATTATTATTGTAGGCCCACATGAAGtgtaaatatacaatgaaaCCTCGGTAGTCGAACAAATAGATATCCAAACAATTCGGTAGCAGGGCTGGACATTTTCGAATACATGATGATTTTAGAATCGAATCGaacttttttttcgaatcgaatcgaatctcgaatacttgggagatatatatatatttgtatgcgaaagtttattgtaattggtcctttcaacaaatgaaaaactgaaaacgtagaatacatcactcagacataTTAtccacacacaataagaaacacgtTAATTAAATCAATAACGCACTACCGAAAATGTCTGAAATGCGTTGGAAAAATATGGcctcgataaaaaaaaatgaggagTACATCTCGGCCATTGGCGAaaaggaaaaaaacaagatggcgcatttcgaaattttgctttgaaccgattcgaataatttactattcgactCGAATAATCGGTTCGAAATGTCCAGCCCTATTCggtagtcgaccaaaaaaccgaaCCGAACCGAAATTCGGTGTTCTTACACCCGAACGCGCCGCCGAGTGAGATGACGTCCCCCGAACCGCGAATGTCGGCTGCCTCTTAGTCTTGACCATTCAATAAAAAAGCGAAGctcaaataaaatttggacacgaaagccaaaatgaAGTACTATGAGTATTTGCTTGAACGTATACAGTAAccgataaaattattttatatttttatttattatgtacACATATAAACACTTAGTGTTGTTTAGGTAAACGTTTTGCTAATATTGTGGAATGCGTGAGAACgtattaaaatatttaccatTATTACTTATTGGGAAAAAAGTTTCCGTACTCAAACAGATAAGTAACAGTCCAACACCAATACGGAACGAATCATGTTtgactaccgaggtatcactgtgTATCGTTTAGCCAAATATTTTCTTGAGTTTGAGTTGGTATAGTTACGTGAGAGGTTCCTGTGCAACGTATGTAATAAGGTAAAGGCCAACAAGAAAACCGGAaagaagtgactggaagcatctaTCGCCCAACAGCCTAAACCGATTTCAATTTTCCATTCCTTGAAGATAGTGGAAGCCGCCAGAACGCTTTCActagtttttattaattttcccTAAGTCATATGAGATGCCACATTTCATCCCAAACTTTTGCTTTTTCTTCAATCTGAAGCGGAACACTTTTATATCATTCCGCTTGACCGTCTTTATTGTCTGCCGATGCTATCAGCATACTGGGTGCTCAGTTGAGGTATGACCGGTGCCGACGTGTGACCTTCGTTTCCATGACCCTGGCTGTTGTTTACCTGGTATTTAAACAAATGATACATTAATGGTGAGATTTGTAAAACATTTACAAATAGCTTGGTTTTTACATATACTTTCTTCGCGCAGAAAAGATGCGTTATTTATCCCAGACCTCTCTACAATCTACAATTTGCGAGACTTGACTTGAAAAACAAAGGCAAAGGACGTTTGATTTCTTCTAAGAC from Styela clava chromosome 14, kaStyClav1.hap1.2, whole genome shotgun sequence encodes:
- the LOC120341394 gene encoding uncharacterized protein LOC120341394, which translates into the protein MYGIRFRDQHPSKRRKSYMISLASFAALFFLLQTTTNVTRRSLEDTSYSRKTSNDIASKNSRLEKNKLADDGNITPFTGCQLKLTSKNLDVDFYERSMYTPRELQERIIIPDRDSIKSINQNPVIRLRPDKFLLPILANGPNNQIIGLREAALVAIKLNRTLVIPKFFKHISDSQIGSGVGTMTFIYPGHRLEVKDFCRFMSCISMEEFQQTCEYQIDAVMHLSRYSEADLKKFESIIGMRILNQDISGAQKSNGVKLVPRKPIDPGFKFRKFRPDEIPELFSTNKRCVIYPRPLYNLQFARLDLKNKGKGRLISSKTDLQTSSDTRLWLSLSYYSRSPEYISRIAKSFISLEMGKKQFISVHWRYNKDDFMKRCQIDITHANEMKLTLCRNALLIKPTDIAMAIEDKIISLRKEGKLQHNPHLYFAAPPSERKIIEGVAKILFDRQGMTTFSSVDVEEFMKVRYNSCPSLERHFNDIMSTTEMEICTRSLVFLGSARSSWTDNVKSMRLTSQFQMALPEFDGDIFLSSVEMREKRTKRLMKKQRDMSRHEYGT